The following is a genomic window from Rhizobium sp. NRK18.
CGCATTTCCGTCCTTCTGCTCGAAGGCATCAGCCAGAGCGCCGTCGATTATTTCCGCTCCTCCGGCTACACCAATCTGACGCATCTGCCGAAGGCGCTGGACGACAGCGAGCTGAAGGAACTGATTTCCGAGGCGCACATGATCGGCATCCGATCGCGCACCCAGCTGACCGAAGAGGTCTATCATGCCGCCAAGAAGCTGATCGCCGTCGGCTGTTTCTCGGTCGGGACGAACCAGGTTGACCTCGAAGCCGCCCGCAAACGCGGCATTCCGGTGTTCAACGCGCCCTATTCGAACACCCGCTCGGTGGCGGAACTGGTGATCGGCGAGATCATCATGCTCGCCCGGCGCATCTATTCGCGCTCCGTCTCTGCCCATGACGGCGGCTGGGACAAGTCCGCGGTCGGCAGCCATGAGGTGCGAGGCAAGACGCTCGGTATCGTCGGCTACGGGAACATCGGATCGCAGCTCAGCGTTCTCGCCGAAAGCATGGGCATGAACGTGCGCTACTTCGACCTTTCCGACAAGCTGCGCCACGGCAACACGGAATCGATGGCTTCGCTCGGCGAGCTCATGGAAATCTCCGACTTCGTGACGATGCACGTGCCGGAAACGCCTTCGACGCAGAACATGATCGGCGAAGCGGAACTGCGTCGGATGAAGAAGGGCGGCATCTTCATCAACAATTCGCGCGGCACGGTGGTCGACCTCGACGCGCTGGCAAGGGTGCTGAAGGACGGACATCTGGCCGGTGCCGCCGTCGACGTCTTCCCGAAGGAGCCGGCGTCAAACAAGGAGCGGTTCGTCACCCCGTTGCAGGGGCTGGAGAATGTCATTCTCACCCCGCATATCGGCGGCTCGACGGAAGAGGCGCAGGAACGCATCGGCGGCGAGGTGTCGCGCAAGCTGGTGGAATATTCAGACGTTGGCTCGACGCTCGGCGCGGTCAATTTCCCGCAGGTGCAGCTGGCGCCGCATCCGAACGGCACGCGCTTCATTCACGTGCACCAGAACCGGCCGGGCATGCTCAACAGCCTCAACACCATCTTCTCGTCGCGCGGCGTCAACATCTCCGGCGAGTTCCTGCAGACTCATGGCGATACCGGCTATGTGGTGATCGAGGCCGATGATGTCGGTAGCCAGGCGGACGAGATCCTCGATGCGCTGCGCGAGATCCCCGGCACCATCCGCACGCGCCTGCTGTACTGAGGAGCCGATGGAAGGCGGCCCTGCCTTTCAGCGGGCCGCCTGTGTTTCATGGTGATTATGCCCGACCGGGGTCACCATGGCGCTGATGATGGCGGAGAGATCGGTGGTGCCGATGGTATTGCCGCTTTCGTCTTGGATATGGGTGGAGAAGGCGCCGGCCTCGGTCATCTGCCGGGCGGCGTCCTCGAGCACGGTGCGGCTGTCGAGCGGGATGCCCAGCGGCTCATCCGCCGGCGGCGACATGATGGTCTTCAGCTGAATGACCCGGCCACGGTTTACCTCCTTGACGAAGGAGGCGATGTAGTCGTCGGCCGGAGACAGGACGATCTCCTGGCCGCTGCCTTGCTGGACGATTTCGCCATCCCTCAACACCGCCACCTTGTCGCCGAGCCGCAGCGCTTCGTCGAGGTCATGGGTGATGAACACGACGGTCTTGTTGAGTTCGGCCTGCAGTTCGAGGAGCACGCCCTGCATGTCGACCCGGATCAGCGGGTCGAGCGCCGAGAAGGCCTCGTCCATCAGCAGGATGTCGGCGTCATTTGCAAGTGCCCGGGCCAGGCCGACACGCTGCTGCATGCCGCCCGAAAGCTGGTTGGGGTAGTGGTTCTCATAGCCGCCAAGGCCGACACGATCGATCCAGTGGCGGCCTCTTCTGCGCCGTTCGGCGGCGGGGACGCCCTGTATTTCGAGGCCGTAGACCGTGTTTTCGATGACCGTGCGATGCGGCAGAAGGGCAAATTTCTGGAACACCATGGCCGTCTTGTGCCGGCGGAAATCGCGCAGCTCACGTTCGTTCATCGTGCAGATGTCGCGGCCTTCGTAGAACACTTCGCCTGCCATCGGGTCGATCAGCCGGTTGATGTGGCGGATCAGCGTCGATTTGCCGGAGCCCGACAGTCCCATGACGACAGTGATCTTGCCGGCCGGCATGGTGATGCTGATGTCTTTGAGGCCGAGCACGTGGTCGTGCTTCTCGTTCAGGTCGGCCTTGCTGAGGCCGCGCCTGACGTCATCGATATAGCGGGCGCCGTTAGGGCCGAAAATCTTGAAGAGATTGCGGATGTCGATGTCCTGACTAGCCATGGACGACCTCGGAATGCTTCTGCAGGCGTTTGCCATAGGCCTGGCTGGCGCGGTCGAAGATGATGGCGATGGCGACGAGGGCGAAGCCGTTCAGGAAACCGACGGTGAAATACTGGTTGGTGATCGCCTGCAACACGTTGCGGCCGAGACCACCGACGCCGATCATCGAGGCGATGACGACCATGGCGAGCGACATCATGATGGTCTGATTGATGCCGGCCATGATGGTGGGCAGGGCCAGCGGGATCTGCACGTTCATCAGCTTCTGGCGGGCCGACGAGCCGAAGGCGTTTGCCGCTTCCAGCACTTCCTTGTCGACGAGGCGGATGCCGAGATTGGTGAGCCTGATGATCGGCGGGATGGCGTAGATGACGACCGCGATGAGGCCCGGAACCTTGCCGATGCCGAAGATCATCACGACCGGGATCAGATAGACGAAGCTCGGCATGGTCTGCATGACGTCGAGAATGGGCGTGGCGACGGCCTGGAAGCGATCGGAGCGCGCCATCAGAATGCCGATCGGGATGCCGACGACGATGGAGAGCAGGGTGCAGACGGTGACCATGGCCAGCGTGATCATCGTGTCTTCCCAAAGGCCGACGGCGCCGATCGCCAGCATGGAGAGTGCCGTTCCGAGGGTGATCTTCCAGCTGCGTGAGGCGATGAAGACGATTGCCAGGACAACGGCGATGATGACGACCCAGGGCGTGTCAACCAGCAGCTTCTGGAACCAGTTGAGAAACCACTGCAGCGGCTGCACGGCATTGTCGATGGCATCGCCATACTGGCGCACCAGCGCCTTGAAGCCGGTGTCGATGCTGCGCTTGACCGTGCGCATGGTACTGCCGTCGATTTCGGGGAAATTGCAGAACAGGTCCGGCAACAAGGTGCATTGAATTGCCAATGTCGTGCCCTCTTGTCTTCTTCATTGCCAACGGGCCGGAGACGCGTCTCCGGCCCGTTGGATTGTGTGACTGTCGGTCTTCAGGGCCTCACAGGGCTGCCTTGACCTTTTCGGCGACATCCGGCTCGACCCAGGCCTTCCAGACATCCGGATAGGTTTCCAGGAAGTAGTAGGCGGTGTCCTCGTTGGATGCCTGCTTGTCGGCCTGCCATGCCAGCACCTTGTTGACCGTCTCGTTGGCCCACTTTCGCTTCTTCATGTACTCCATCGCAACGCCTGCCTTGTCGGCAAAGTTCTTGGTGACGAGCGTGTAGACGTCGGAGACCGGATAGGTGTTGGGCTGCGGATCGGCGCAATCGACGACGGTGATGCAGCTGTCCCAGGCCTGCTTGTCGAAATCGACGTCGAAGCTCAGGCGGACCATGTCGTACTTGCCGAGGATGGCGGTCGGCGCCCAGTAGTAGCCGAACCACGGCTTCTGGTTTTCGAACGCATTGGCGATCGAACCGTCGAGGCCGGCGGCGGAGCCGGTATCGACCAGGTCGAAGCCGTGTTCCTCGCCCTTGAAGGCCTTGAAGAGGTTGACATTGTTGATCTGGCAGCCCCAGCCCGACGGACAGTTGAAGACGGCGCCGCGCGACGGGTCTTCGGGGGCGGGGAAGAGTTCCGGGTGATTGAGCGCGTCCTTGACCGTCTTGATGTCCGGATGGGCGTCGGCAAAGTATTTCGGTACCCACCAGCCTTCGACGCCGCCGTCCGACAGGATCTGCGACAGCTGGATCAGCCTGCCTTCCTTGGCGGCCTCGGCGAGCGGGATGCGCACGGAGTTCACCCACATTTCCGGGGCCACGTCCGGCTCGGCCTTTTCGTTCATGGATGTGAATGTCGGGATGGTGTCGCCCGTCACCAGCGTGACGTTGCAACCATAGCCCTTGTCGAGGATGATCTTGTCGATATTGGCGGCGACGCCCGCCGACGCCCAGTTCATTTCGGCAATCGAGACATCGCCGCATTCGGCTGCCTTCGCCGTTCCTGACATGGCGCATGCCGCGCCGGCGAATGCTGCGGCGGTGATGATCGTCTTCATCGTCATGTGGGGCCTCCAACCTCCTGCAGCTCGTCCTTATCGGTCATGGCGGCCACTGCAAGCCAACCGACCCTTGGGGCAATCTTCCGTCTGCCTGTCGCGTCCGAAAGACCCGCGAAGGCTACGAACGGTGGCGAAAACGGCGCCGGAAATGGTCGCGCGCTCGTTCCCCTGGCGCAATTTCCGGCCTGCTCGACATTAAGGGTAGGTCATGTCGGCAATAAATCAACCGCGATGGCCGGCGTTAACTCGCCACCGAGCGTGGCAGGCGGCAGCCGGTCTTTCGGTAAAAAATAATATATGTTTGAAAACATGTACTTATGTCGATTTTTCCGCGAATTGGGACTTTAAATTGTCATATGGGGTTTTTGGCAATTCGCCGCTAACTCTCCGGTAACGAACTGCCGATATAACTCCATTTCAGCGGCTCAAACCGCTCCAAGTCTCCGGATCGGGTATTGCGTACCGGAGATTGAACGGCTTTAGTTTGAAGTACGTGCCGTCACTGTTGCCGAAGAGCCGCGCGTCTCCTCTGGAGATTGCGCGGCCTTGGCGTTTCAGGGCTGGCGATGTCGCTCCTCCCTTCATCTTTTCCGCATTGGGCAATTGCAATTGCCCGCGATCGCATTATCCCTTTCAGCCTTTGACGGAGGGATGAAGCGACCATGGCGAAAGCAATCATGCTGCAGGGGACGGGATCGGACGTCGGCAAGACGGTCCTTGTCGCGGGCCTCTGCCGGATTGCCGCCAACCGGGGCCTAAAGGTCCGTCCCTTCAAGCCGCAGAACATGTCCAACAATGCCGCCGTTTCCGATGACGGCGGCGAAATCGGCCGGGCGCAATGGCTGCAGGCAATGGCGGCGCGCGTGCCGTCTTCCGTCCACATGAACCCGGTGCTCTTGAAGCCGCAGTCGGACGTCGGCAGCCAGATCATCCTGCAGGGCCGGGTGTTCGGCCAGGCGAAAGGACGCGATTACCAGCGGCTGAAACCGCAATTGCTGGACGCGGTTCTGGAGAGTTTTCGTATCACCGGCGAGGGGGCGGACCTCGTCATCGTGGAAGGGGCGGGGTCGCCGGCGGAAATCAATCTGAGGGCCGGCGATATCGCCAATATGGGCTTTGCCACGCGGGCGAAGGTGCCGGTGGTGCTGGTCGGCGATATCGATCGCGGCGGGGTGATCGCCTCGCTCGTCGGTTCGCATGCCATTCTGCCGGAGGAAGACCGGGCAATGATCGCCGGCTACATCATCAACAAGTTTCGCGGCGACGTGTCACTGTTTGGTGACGGCATTACCGCGATCGAGGAATTTACAGGCTGGCCGTGCTTCGGCGTGGTGCCGTGGCTGAAGTCGGCGGCGCGCCTGCCGGCGGAGGATTCCGTCGTGCTGGAGCGGCTGGCGCGACGCGGGACGGGGGCGCTGAAGGTTGCCGTGCCGGTTCTCTCGCGCATTGCCAACTTCGACGATCTCGATCCGCTGGCGGCGGAAGACGATGTCGAGCTGGTCTTCGTCAGGCCGGGCGAACGCATTCCGGCCGACGCGGCGCTGGTCGTCATTCCCGGGTCCAAGTCAACGATCGGTGACCTTGGCGATTTCCGGGCGCAGGGCTGGGATGGCGACATCGTCCGGCACCATCGGCGCGGCGGGCGGGTGATCGGCATTTGCGGCGGCTACCAGATGCTTGGGCGCGTGGTGCACGATCCGGACGGGATCGAGGGGGATGTGCGCGCGGCGCCGGGCCTCGGCCTTCTCGACGTCGAGACGGTGATGGCGCCGGAAAAGACGGTGCGCAACGCTTCGGCCTGGTCGACCGAATATGATGCGTCACTGGCCGGTTACGAAATCCATCTCGGCGAAACCCGTGGCGCGGACTGCGCGCGGGCGCCGGTGACCATCGACGGCCGGCCGGACGGGGCACTATCGGCAGACGGCAAGGTGATGGGCACCTATCTGCACGGGCTCTTTTCCAGCGATACCTACCGCGCCGGCCTGTTGTCCAGCTTCGGGCTTTCGGGCGAACGCACGAACTACGCGGCGAGCGTCGATGCGGCGCTAGACGAGGTGGCGGCGGAGCTGGAGGCGGTCCTGGACAAGGACTGGCTTGATGGGGTGATGGCAGGCGGGTGACGTCGCCAAAAATATCCCCTCACCAACAAAATCTATGACTTAGCTGAAGCTAAGATCATGATTTTGTATCCTCTCCCGCAAGGGGAGAGGCGAAGCGTCGAGATCGCCGCGGGCTCCCATCTCCCCCTCGGCGGGGGAGAATGGAATTTCAACATCTTAGCGCCAGCTAAGTGTTAGAAATTCC
Proteins encoded in this region:
- a CDS encoding cobyric acid synthase yields the protein MAKAIMLQGTGSDVGKTVLVAGLCRIAANRGLKVRPFKPQNMSNNAAVSDDGGEIGRAQWLQAMAARVPSSVHMNPVLLKPQSDVGSQIILQGRVFGQAKGRDYQRLKPQLLDAVLESFRITGEGADLVIVEGAGSPAEINLRAGDIANMGFATRAKVPVVLVGDIDRGGVIASLVGSHAILPEEDRAMIAGYIINKFRGDVSLFGDGITAIEEFTGWPCFGVVPWLKSAARLPAEDSVVLERLARRGTGALKVAVPVLSRIANFDDLDPLAAEDDVELVFVRPGERIPADAALVVIPGSKSTIGDLGDFRAQGWDGDIVRHHRRGGRVIGICGGYQMLGRVVHDPDGIEGDVRAAPGLGLLDVETVMAPEKTVRNASAWSTEYDASLAGYEIHLGETRGADCARAPVTIDGRPDGALSADGKVMGTYLHGLFSSDTYRAGLLSSFGLSGERTNYAASVDAALDEVAAELEAVLDKDWLDGVMAGG
- a CDS encoding glycine betaine/L-proline ABC transporter ATP-binding protein: MASQDIDIRNLFKIFGPNGARYIDDVRRGLSKADLNEKHDHVLGLKDISITMPAGKITVVMGLSGSGKSTLIRHINRLIDPMAGEVFYEGRDICTMNERELRDFRRHKTAMVFQKFALLPHRTVIENTVYGLEIQGVPAAERRRRGRHWIDRVGLGGYENHYPNQLSGGMQQRVGLARALANDADILLMDEAFSALDPLIRVDMQGVLLELQAELNKTVVFITHDLDEALRLGDKVAVLRDGEIVQQGSGQEIVLSPADDYIASFVKEVNRGRVIQLKTIMSPPADEPLGIPLDSRTVLEDAARQMTEAGAFSTHIQDESGNTIGTTDLSAIISAMVTPVGHNHHETQAAR
- the serA gene encoding phosphoglycerate dehydrogenase, with amino-acid sequence MTRHLSLSRDRISVLLLEGISQSAVDYFRSSGYTNLTHLPKALDDSELKELISEAHMIGIRSRTQLTEEVYHAAKKLIAVGCFSVGTNQVDLEAARKRGIPVFNAPYSNTRSVAELVIGEIIMLARRIYSRSVSAHDGGWDKSAVGSHEVRGKTLGIVGYGNIGSQLSVLAESMGMNVRYFDLSDKLRHGNTESMASLGELMEISDFVTMHVPETPSTQNMIGEAELRRMKKGGIFINNSRGTVVDLDALARVLKDGHLAGAAVDVFPKEPASNKERFVTPLQGLENVILTPHIGGSTEEAQERIGGEVSRKLVEYSDVGSTLGAVNFPQVQLAPHPNGTRFIHVHQNRPGMLNSLNTIFSSRGVNISGEFLQTHGDTGYVVIEADDVGSQADEILDALREIPGTIRTRLLY
- a CDS encoding ABC transporter permease, coding for MRTVKRSIDTGFKALVRQYGDAIDNAVQPLQWFLNWFQKLLVDTPWVVIIAVVLAIVFIASRSWKITLGTALSMLAIGAVGLWEDTMITLAMVTVCTLLSIVVGIPIGILMARSDRFQAVATPILDVMQTMPSFVYLIPVVMIFGIGKVPGLIAVVIYAIPPIIRLTNLGIRLVDKEVLEAANAFGSSARQKLMNVQIPLALPTIMAGINQTIMMSLAMVVIASMIGVGGLGRNVLQAITNQYFTVGFLNGFALVAIAIIFDRASQAYGKRLQKHSEVVHG
- a CDS encoding ABC transporter substrate-binding protein; the protein is MKTIITAAAFAGAACAMSGTAKAAECGDVSIAEMNWASAGVAANIDKIILDKGYGCNVTLVTGDTIPTFTSMNEKAEPDVAPEMWVNSVRIPLAEAAKEGRLIQLSQILSDGGVEGWWVPKYFADAHPDIKTVKDALNHPELFPAPEDPSRGAVFNCPSGWGCQINNVNLFKAFKGEEHGFDLVDTGSAAGLDGSIANAFENQKPWFGYYWAPTAILGKYDMVRLSFDVDFDKQAWDSCITVVDCADPQPNTYPVSDVYTLVTKNFADKAGVAMEYMKKRKWANETVNKVLAWQADKQASNEDTAYYFLETYPDVWKAWVEPDVAEKVKAAL